One window of Ralstonia pickettii DTP0602 genomic DNA carries:
- a CDS encoding pseudouridine synthase (K06183: rsuA; 16S rRNA pseudouridine516 synthase [EC:5.4.99.19]), which translates to MTLDRILQSQGFGTRRYCGDLIAAGLVEVNGELCENPRAQFEVDGLRLTVDGEEWLACTKAYLMLNKPSGYECSQRPRHHESVYNLLPVPLRQREVQAVGRLDHDTTGLLLLTDDGQFIHAQTSPKRKVPKVYEVTTAEPVTQAQAEALCTGVQLIDEPAPIAAEACEITGERSLRLTLLQGKYHQVKRMVAAAGNHVDALHRSAIGGLQLDPALAEGEWRWLTAQDLALLSGKE; encoded by the coding sequence ATGACACTCGACCGTATCCTCCAATCCCAGGGCTTTGGCACGCGCCGGTACTGCGGCGACCTGATCGCCGCCGGCCTGGTCGAGGTCAACGGCGAACTGTGCGAAAACCCGCGCGCGCAGTTCGAAGTGGACGGCCTGCGGCTGACCGTCGATGGCGAGGAATGGCTCGCCTGCACCAAGGCCTACCTGATGCTGAACAAGCCGTCGGGCTACGAATGCTCGCAGCGCCCGCGCCACCATGAGAGCGTGTACAACCTGCTGCCGGTGCCCCTGCGCCAGCGCGAAGTGCAGGCCGTGGGCCGCCTAGACCACGACACCACCGGCCTGCTGCTGCTGACCGACGACGGCCAGTTCATTCACGCCCAGACCTCGCCCAAGCGCAAGGTGCCCAAGGTCTACGAAGTGACGACTGCCGAGCCGGTCACGCAGGCGCAGGCCGAGGCGCTGTGCACTGGCGTCCAGCTGATTGATGAACCCGCCCCGATCGCCGCAGAAGCCTGCGAGATCACCGGCGAACGCAGCCTGCGGCTGACCCTGCTGCAAGGCAAGTACCATCAGGTCAAGCGCATGGTGGCCGCGGCCGGCAACCATGTGGACGCGCTGCATCGCAGCGCGATCGGCGGTTTGCAGCTCGATCCCGCATTGGCCGAAGGCGAGTGGCGCTGGCTGACGGCGCAAGACCTGGCGCTGCTGAGCGGCAAGGAATAA
- a CDS encoding deoxyribodipyrimidine photo-lyase (K01669: E4.1.99.3, phrB; deoxyribodipyrimidine photo-lyase [EC:4.1.99.3]), translating to MQAADTPASARKPYRIGQHFERGLVWFRRDLRTADHAALHYALRHCARVWCVFVFDRDILDPLLARGLQADRRVGFIRQSLLELADTLTAAGGGLVVLHDRAEDAIPALARELDVQAVFANHDYEPAANARDEAVRRALAAQARVFFSFKDQVVFERDEVLTGQGKPFSVFTPYKNAWLRTVQPFDLRPYLIDPYLQALAPLPQAHRKPVPTLEQLGFRESNLTEIAMPTGASGALALFEEFSNRIGDYGRRRDYPALRGPSYLSVHLRFGTISIRTLARTAHEAVLRGGADSVGAAVWLSELIWRDFYFMILHHHPRVADGAAFHPAYDTIRWQDGETGERYFRAWCGAATGYPLIDAAMLQIRQSGYMHNRLRMVTASFLVKDLGVDWRRGEQYFADQLNDFDFAANNGGWQWAASTGCDAQPWFRIFNPVTQSEKFDPQGRFIRKYLPQLAALPDKYLHAPWTAPEDVLAAAGVRLGDNYPRPLVQHDVARRQTLARYGVVKEAGKRDAAGIMED from the coding sequence ATGCAGGCAGCAGACACTCCGGCATCGGCACGCAAACCCTACCGGATCGGCCAGCACTTCGAGCGCGGGCTGGTCTGGTTCCGGCGCGACCTGCGCACCGCCGACCACGCGGCGCTGCATTATGCCCTCAGGCACTGTGCCCGGGTGTGGTGTGTGTTCGTGTTTGACCGCGACATCCTGGATCCGCTGCTGGCACGCGGCCTGCAAGCCGACCGGCGCGTCGGGTTCATCCGGCAATCGCTGCTGGAGCTGGCCGACACGCTCACTGCGGCCGGCGGTGGCCTGGTCGTGCTGCACGACCGCGCCGAAGACGCCATCCCGGCGCTGGCGCGCGAGCTCGATGTGCAGGCCGTCTTCGCCAACCACGACTACGAGCCCGCCGCCAACGCCCGCGACGAAGCCGTGCGGCGCGCACTGGCGGCGCAGGCGCGCGTGTTCTTCAGCTTCAAGGACCAGGTGGTGTTCGAGCGCGACGAGGTCCTGACCGGCCAGGGCAAGCCGTTCTCGGTGTTCACGCCTTACAAGAATGCCTGGCTGCGCACCGTGCAGCCATTCGACCTGCGCCCCTATCTGATCGACCCGTACCTGCAGGCACTGGCGCCGTTGCCGCAGGCGCACCGCAAGCCCGTGCCGACACTCGAACAGCTCGGCTTCCGCGAAAGCAACCTCACAGAGATCGCCATGCCCACGGGCGCCTCGGGCGCGCTGGCACTGTTCGAGGAGTTCAGCAACCGCATCGGCGACTACGGCCGCCGGCGCGACTACCCTGCCCTGCGCGGCCCGAGCTACCTGTCGGTGCACCTGCGTTTCGGCACGATCTCGATCCGCACGCTGGCGCGCACTGCGCATGAAGCCGTGCTGCGCGGCGGCGCCGACAGCGTGGGCGCCGCGGTGTGGCTGTCCGAGCTGATCTGGCGCGATTTCTATTTCATGATCCTGCACCACCATCCGCGCGTGGCGGACGGCGCGGCCTTCCATCCGGCCTACGACACGATCCGCTGGCAGGACGGCGAGACCGGCGAACGCTATTTCCGCGCCTGGTGCGGAGCCGCCACCGGCTATCCGCTGATCGACGCCGCCATGCTGCAGATCCGGCAGAGCGGCTATATGCACAACCGGCTGCGCATGGTCACGGCGAGTTTCCTGGTCAAGGACCTTGGCGTCGACTGGCGACGGGGCGAGCAGTACTTTGCCGACCAGCTCAACGATTTCGACTTTGCCGCCAACAACGGCGGCTGGCAGTGGGCAGCCTCGACCGGCTGCGATGCGCAGCCGTGGTTCCGCATCTTCAACCCGGTGACGCAGTCGGAGAAGTTCGATCCGCAGGGACGCTTTATCCGCAAGTACCTGCCGCAGCTGGCGGCGCTGCCGGACAAGTACCTGCACGCGCCATGGACGGCGCCGGAGGACGTGCTGGCGGCTGCCGGCGTGCGCCTGGGCGACAACTACCCGCGCCCGCTGGTGCAGCATGACGTGGCGCGCAGGCAGACGCTAGCGCGTTATGGGGTGGTTAAGGAAGCCGGCAAGCGCGACGCGGCCGGCATCATGGAGGACTGA